The Epilithonimonas zeae genome contains the following window.
GTCCACATATTGAACCGTAATTTTTCCATTCACAATCTGTGACTGCATCGGATTGGTAGAACCAGCCATCAGAAAATAGATTTTCTTTCCTTTTCCTGAAATTGGAATTTCAAGAGAATCAGAATAATTGTCCCACTGACTTACAAAAGCAATATTTTTATCTGTTTTATCAATTAAAAAAGGAATGTCGAGGAATTCAACTTTGTCGTTTTTTCTTTTATTCATCAATCCGCTGTCATCGATTTGAGCCGTGATTAACGGATAACACCAATTTCCGATTCCCTGCCACGGAAGCTGTAGAGTCGGAATTTCCAGTCTTGGAGAAAGGTATTTCTGATTGAAAATTTCGGTAACTTTTTCATTGTATTTTGATGCTAATGAAATGTTGTTAAATTGACCTTGATTTTCAATTTCCCAATCTGTGATTTCAATATTTTGTCTAATTCCATTATAATCAAGCACGATTAAATTGGTTCCTCTACTTAAATAATTTAAAGGAATTTCTATCAATGTACTTTGATTTTTTTGAATGTTAAAAGTTTTATTTAAACCATTAACAGTTAGTTTTCCATTAATATTATTGGAAGATTTTGACTGAATCTGAAGTTTGTTATTTACCCATTTTGTTTCCAAAGGAAAACGAATGTCGATATTCACAGGTTGCCACCAGGTTGTGCCATTTTGCTCAACTTGTACGAAAAAAGTTCCTTTTCTTTCTTCGTTAATTAATTGAAATTCGTTGTTATTAACCACCCCGTCTTCGTCCTTCGGTCGAATCCACCTCTTCAGGGGAGGGGAATTCTTAATTAGTCCTTGAGGATCATAGATCTTTTTTATTTTCTTTTTTGAATCAAAATTCAACTGAAGATTTTCAGAAATATAAGAAGTGAAATCAGTTTGTTCGTTTTTAATTTCTTCTCCGGAATAATTGATTTCAATCTTAAAATCTTTTCCTTTCGGTGTTTCAAACTGAACGAAGGGTTGCAGAATGGAATTCGGTTTAATCTTCCAATCTACTTTTTTACCATTCACTTTCACCGATTTGATATTGGAATAATTTACAGGAATCTGCATTTCCAACGCCACCGGATTTTGATATTTTGATTTAAATAAATACTCCGTATTTTTTGAAGTTCTGGTAAACTGATATTCCCAATCCGGAAGTTTCAATTCGGCAGAATTCCAGTCTTTTGGGAAACCAGGCTTAATGCTGATTTTATTTTCCAGTAAATTCGGATAAACTCCGAAAAGTCCTTCCGTTAAAGTTCTTGAAGCCACACCAATTGGGTCAGCAAAATCACGGTACAATTCTCCACGAAAAGCATCGTAATGAGAAAGCTGTTCAAAATTTCCAGGACTGATTCCATAATACATACTTTCGGCCAGATTTCCTTTCCAAAGTTGGTAGGCATCTTCAGTTCTTCCGGCTTGCCAATACGCTAAAGCCGTCTGTAAATTTTCCGCCAAAGCGACATTGTTTATCGACCAATCGTACGGTTGCCAGTTGGTTGTTGCTAACGTGAAATAGTTCTTCTTATCCGCACCTTTTACCGTAATCGGAATTTTCGGAGTGTAATTATTAATGTATTGTAAGTTCTGATAATCCTCAAATTCATTCAAAATAAACGCATCCGAAACGTGATAAATAGACCAAACTCCTGGTTTGTCGTGAACAATTTGATTGCCCAAAGCATCTTTATATTCAGCAAAATAACCTTTATCTTTGATCCAAAGTTGGTTTTTCATTGCTTTTAAAATCGCATCTGCTTCCTGTTCGTAAGGTTGAGGATTTTCGCCAATTATTTTTGCCAGTTTCGCCATCTCACGGTTGGCTCTGTAATTATACGCCGACGTGTGTGTCACTTTTCCACCTGAATATTGCAGCGCATCACTCGCCCAAATCGCTGCATACGCATCATACAAATCACCACGCTTGAAATTTCTTTTTTCCCAATTGATATGGCGAACCATCGTTGGCCACATTTTTTTGAGGAATTCTTTGTCTCCGGTATAATTAAAATGCGAAAACATTTGGTCAAAAAATACTAGATTCATATCGTAATGGTGCGGTTTTGTATTGTCATTCGGGTTTCTGGAAATATATCCGCTGGAAAAAACGGAAGTTCCCATTTTCTCTTCGTGTCGGGCAAGATGACGCATCGTATCCATTTCAACCGGTGCAAAATCTGGTTTTAAAACCTGCGAATTGGCGTAACTTTCAAAATGTTCCTTTGCTCGGTCGTGCCAGCTCAACGCATCTGCTGTATAAGCGCCACGCCAGGCATTCAACCGCATTCTCCACGCCACTGCGCCGTGAAGGAAGGTCGGACTTTCCCAAATTCCGTCTGCAGCAACCGCTAAATTGGCTCCGAAATTATTCAAATCTGCATCAGGAGTTTTTAGCTGAATTCTGTTCGTTAATGTCAAACGTGATTTTTCCGCTTCATTAAATATATTTTTCAACTCTTCATCCGAAAAGTTTTTGTCTGATTTTCCTTTGACAACCTGAATGTAAACCGGTTGTTTTTGAGAAGAATACGAAGCGTAGACAATTGGAGATTTGTCCGTTTTATTTTGAGTAAACTCAGACAGTTTTTCTAAAGTCGTTGCATCGGTTTGCTGTAAAGAATTGACATTTGAAAAACTTCCGCTAACAATCTGAGTTTCTTTTTTCTTATTTAAATAATTAAGCTGAAAATGATTTTTATTCAACTGAAACTGATTGTTCAGACAATATTCAGGCAACAGATAAAATCCGGATTCCGGGTCAGCGCCGATATCGCCATTTCTGCTGAAAGTCGTTCCACTCGAACCGCCGTAAATTGCGTAGATTTTTGTTGAAGAATCTACATTGATGGTTTCCATTTTCAAAACCAAACCTTCTTCTTTAGCTTGTGCCAAAACGGTCAGTTTTAAAGTTCCGGTTCCCAAAATCGGATCTTTGATTTCGTATAGCATCGTTCCCGGTCGGTAACGTGTTTCAATTTTATCAGCCTTAATTAATTGTTTAATTGAATTTCCCTTTTGAATAACAAATTGAAGATTTCCGCCCATTCCCGGAAGATATAATGCAAATTCCGGTAAATCTCCCGCTTCAACTCTCGATGCACGATTATCTCCGTACAAAGCACGATTGAATCTGTACGTTCCGTTGACCAATAAAAAATCGCCTTTGTCTTCTTTGTAATGCAGTTCACGTTCGTTATTCTGCCAGTGTTTCGACTGGGAAAACGAAAGTGAAAATGCCGACAAAACAAGAAGTCCGGCGAAAATGGTTTTTCTTCGCATTTTATGGTTTTAACTCAGTTAATGGTTGTCCGTTAACGGTTACATTTTTTAAAGTCACATTTTTCATATAGTCAACCTTATAAGGAATCTGCACGCCAACCATTTTAGCATTAATCATTGTGAAGTCTGTTACAGGCGAAGATTCATAGGCATCAGAAAATACAGCATATTTCCCACCTTTGTCAACAGTTAAATTTTCAACCCAGATATTTCTGATGGTCGGAATGTGATTTCCAGGCTTTTCATAATGCATATTGAAACGCACTGCCGCTTCTTTGTAAGCGCCAACTTTTGTGTTGTAGAAAAATACATTTTCGATAATTCCGCCTCGGCTTGAGCTTGTTTTAATTCTTAAAGCACGGTCAAGATTCTTACTGTCCATCACATTTTCAATGGCGTAAATGTTTTTTGCGCCACCTGCAATTTCACTTCCAATCACAACACCGCCGTGACCGTCTTTCATTTCGCAGTTTTCGATAATGTGGTTTTCAGCAGGTCTTCCGATATCTCTTCCGTCCTCGTCTCTTCCGGATTTGATGGCAATACAGTCATCTCCTGTGTCGAAGTAAGAATCTTTAATCCATACATTTTTACAGGCTTCAGGGTCGAAACCGTCGTTGTTGGGTCCGTGACTGATGACTTTTACTCTTTCAATCAAAACATTTTCACACAAAACAGGATTCAGATTCCACATCGGAGAATTTTTCACCAAAACATCCGCCATATAAAAGTTTTTTGACTTGTAAGGTTGAACGAAATTCGGTCTTAAATACCATCCGTTTCCAAAAATTCTTTCTCTCGCAGGCGTTCTGTTAGCCATATATTCGTGAAGTTTCGCTCTCGCCGGGTTTTGCCTTCCCGGACGGGATGCGTTGTAGCCATATTTTGTAGCACCACACCAGAACCACCAGTTGTCTAAATCTGAATTTCCATCCAAAGTTCCTTTTCCTGTGATAGCGATATTTTCTTCTTCGTAAGCGTAAATTAATGATGAATAATTCATACATTCCATTCCTTCCCAACGCGTGAAAACGATAGGGTAGTCGTTGCTATCCTGACTGAAAAGAATCGTTGAACTATCAGTTAAATGAAGGTTGACATTGGATTCCAAATAAATTGCACCAGTTAAAAAGACTCCGTTTGGAACCACGACTCTTCCTCCGCCTTCTGCACTGCATTTTTCAATCGCTTTTCTGAAAGCTTCCGTATTTTTTGTTTTTCCGTCCCCAACTGCACCGAAATCTGTAATTAAATAATCTGCTTTTCTGAATTTTGGAGCTTTGATTTGTTTCTTTAAAGCTTTGATTTCTTTTAAAGGCTGTTTTGCGGAAGTCCACGGTTTGTATTGCGCCGATACTGAAACTGACAAAACTAAAGCGAACAAAAATGGAATATATTTTTTCATAAAGATTTAGATTCAAATTTTATAACAATTTCTTGTATTGCAAACTAATATTAATGCGAAGAAAAATTATCCTGCACTGTCGGTTACAAGATTATTTGTTTTGAAATAAAGTCTTAAGCCAATCAGAACAGAGTTTTTTCCAATTGTCTGTGAGTTCATTTTTATTGGTAATTCCGATTTTGTGTTCGCCTTCGAGAAAGATGAATAATGCGCCTTTTACTTTGTTTTTTGTCATGGCCTGATAATAAAGAAGACTGCTCATCACGGGGACAGTTTTATCATTTTGTGCGTGAAAAAGAATTGTTGGTGGCGTCTTTTCAGTCACGCGGTTTTGCATAGAGTATTCGCTGATTTTCTCCAGGGAAGCATTTTCGCCAAGCAAACTGTTTCGGCTTCCTAAGTGTGCAAATTCCCCTAAATCTATAACAGGAGAAACTAAAATCGCAAAATTCGGAATTGTAGGAATGGTTTCCCAATCGCCTTTCAATTCTGTATAATCTGTGGAAATATTACTGACAGATGCGGCCAAATGGCCACCCGCAGAAGTTCCTATAACTCCTATCTGATCCGGCGAAATACCATACTCCGAAGCGTTCTTTCTGATATGTTTGATAGCGGCCTGTACATCCTGTAACGGAGCGATTTCTCTTTGTTTAAGATCCAGAGAAGTTGGTAATCGGTAATTCAAAACAAAAGCTGTAATTCCCAATGTATTGAACCATTTTGCAATTTGAAAACCATTCAAATCATAAGTCAATTTGTAATATCCACCACCAGGAATGATGATGACAGACATCTGTTTTCTGTCTTCTTTGGGAGGGAAAAATGCAAAAAGTTCGGTTTCTTTGATTTGTGTAATTCTGCTGTCTTTCTCTTCAGTTTTTAACTTTAAACCTTTGGAATTCGGCATTTGACCTTTTGGCCACAAGGTTATTTTTTCCTGAGCAGAAGTCAGATTTATAATTAATATCAATAAAATGAATGCGGCTTTTTTCATTGTCATTAAACTAAAATGGTAAAATTATTTGATGTATTTTTCCAATCCTGTTTTAAGGTTTTTCAGAGATTTTGTTGCCAGTTTTGCAACCGTTTCAGCTCCTAATTTTGATAAATGGGTGTCGTCATTTTTTCCTTTTGGATAATATTCGATTTCGCCTTCTTTGAAGTGAAGATGTAAGAGTTTTGATTTTTCTGGACCTGCAGAAATTTCCATTTGCTCCGTTAATAATTGCATATCAACGAAAGGAACTTTCATAGCATCAGCAACCAATCTTACTACCAACGGATATTCTTTATGCGTATCGACTGAAACTCCATTTTCATTGAAATTTCTTCTTGTGATGGAACTCATCAGAATTGGAGTTGCGCCTTTTGCTCTGGTTTCATTTACATATCTTTCGAGATTG
Protein-coding sequences here:
- a CDS encoding DUF4450 domain-containing protein; the encoded protein is MRRKTIFAGLLVLSAFSLSFSQSKHWQNNERELHYKEDKGDFLLVNGTYRFNRALYGDNRASRVEAGDLPEFALYLPGMGGNLQFVIQKGNSIKQLIKADKIETRYRPGTMLYEIKDPILGTGTLKLTVLAQAKEEGLVLKMETINVDSSTKIYAIYGGSSGTTFSRNGDIGADPESGFYLLPEYCLNNQFQLNKNHFQLNYLNKKKETQIVSGSFSNVNSLQQTDATTLEKLSEFTQNKTDKSPIVYASYSSQKQPVYIQVVKGKSDKNFSDEELKNIFNEAEKSRLTLTNRIQLKTPDADLNNFGANLAVAADGIWESPTFLHGAVAWRMRLNAWRGAYTADALSWHDRAKEHFESYANSQVLKPDFAPVEMDTMRHLARHEEKMGTSVFSSGYISRNPNDNTKPHHYDMNLVFFDQMFSHFNYTGDKEFLKKMWPTMVRHINWEKRNFKRGDLYDAYAAIWASDALQYSGGKVTHTSAYNYRANREMAKLAKIIGENPQPYEQEADAILKAMKNQLWIKDKGYFAEYKDALGNQIVHDKPGVWSIYHVSDAFILNEFEDYQNLQYINNYTPKIPITVKGADKKNYFTLATTNWQPYDWSINNVALAENLQTALAYWQAGRTEDAYQLWKGNLAESMYYGISPGNFEQLSHYDAFRGELYRDFADPIGVASRTLTEGLFGVYPNLLENKISIKPGFPKDWNSAELKLPDWEYQFTRTSKNTEYLFKSKYQNPVALEMQIPVNYSNIKSVKVNGKKVDWKIKPNSILQPFVQFETPKGKDFKIEINYSGEEIKNEQTDFTSYISENLQLNFDSKKKIKKIYDPQGLIKNSPPLKRWIRPKDEDGVVNNNEFQLINEERKGTFFVQVEQNGTTWWQPVNIDIRFPLETKWVNNKLQIQSKSSNNINGKLTVNGLNKTFNIQKNQSTLIEIPLNYLSRGTNLIVLDYNGIRQNIEITDWEIENQGQFNNISLASKYNEKVTEIFNQKYLSPRLEIPTLQLPWQGIGNWCYPLITAQIDDSGLMNKRKNDKVEFLDIPFLIDKTDKNIAFVSQWDNYSDSLEIPISGKGKKIYFLMAGSTNPMQSQIVNGKITVQYVDGSTTELELKNPTNWWPIEQDLFDDNFAFEIPDDKIPYRVKLKTGELYKGGTLSKYSSIKGFTDRQVDGGSATILDLPIDASKELKSIKLTAVSNDVVIGMMSATVLR
- a CDS encoding glycoside hydrolase family 28 protein; this encodes MKKYIPFLFALVLSVSVSAQYKPWTSAKQPLKEIKALKKQIKAPKFRKADYLITDFGAVGDGKTKNTEAFRKAIEKCSAEGGGRVVVPNGVFLTGAIYLESNVNLHLTDSSTILFSQDSNDYPIVFTRWEGMECMNYSSLIYAYEEENIAITGKGTLDGNSDLDNWWFWCGATKYGYNASRPGRQNPARAKLHEYMANRTPARERIFGNGWYLRPNFVQPYKSKNFYMADVLVKNSPMWNLNPVLCENVLIERVKVISHGPNNDGFDPEACKNVWIKDSYFDTGDDCIAIKSGRDEDGRDIGRPAENHIIENCEMKDGHGGVVIGSEIAGGAKNIYAIENVMDSKNLDRALRIKTSSSRGGIIENVFFYNTKVGAYKEAAVRFNMHYEKPGNHIPTIRNIWVENLTVDKGGKYAVFSDAYESSPVTDFTMINAKMVGVQIPYKVDYMKNVTLKNVTVNGQPLTELKP
- a CDS encoding alpha/beta hydrolase; translated protein: MKKAAFILLILIINLTSAQEKITLWPKGQMPNSKGLKLKTEEKDSRITQIKETELFAFFPPKEDRKQMSVIIIPGGGYYKLTYDLNGFQIAKWFNTLGITAFVLNYRLPTSLDLKQREIAPLQDVQAAIKHIRKNASEYGISPDQIGVIGTSAGGHLAASVSNISTDYTELKGDWETIPTIPNFAILVSPVIDLGEFAHLGSRNSLLGENASLEKISEYSMQNRVTEKTPPTILFHAQNDKTVPVMSSLLYYQAMTKNKVKGALFIFLEGEHKIGITNKNELTDNWKKLCSDWLKTLFQNK
- a CDS encoding rhamnogalacturonan acetylesterase; its protein translation is MNKKLSIIFLFLSLMIWAQKPTLFLIGDSTMSNKDNPKKNPEHGWGQVLPQFFTSGIEIQNHAMNGRSSKSFRTEGRWDKVEKQLKKGDFVVIQFGHNDQKIKDSTKFTNPYTQYRANLERYVNETRAKGATPILMSSITRRNFNENGVSVDTHKEYPLVVRLVADAMKVPFVDMQLLTEQMEISAGPEKSKLLHLHFKEGEIEYYPKGKNDDTHLSKLGAETVAKLATKSLKNLKTGLEKYIK